The following are encoded together in the Ignavibacteria bacterium genome:
- the mce gene encoding methylmalonyl-CoA epimerase translates to MFTRLNHIGIAVKNLDEASKKFSVVFNKDFSHAEIVEEQKVKVCFAETGNMRVELLEPIANDSPISKFLEKRGEGIHHLSYEVDDIEKELQRLKESGIQLIDEKPKVGAEGFLVAFLHPNSTNGVLIEISQKMKSS, encoded by the coding sequence ATGTTCACTCGATTAAATCACATCGGTATCGCAGTAAAAAATCTTGATGAAGCGTCGAAGAAATTTTCTGTTGTGTTCAACAAAGATTTTTCCCACGCAGAAATTGTTGAAGAACAAAAAGTAAAAGTTTGTTTTGCTGAAACGGGAAATATGCGAGTGGAATTACTTGAACCAATTGCAAACGATTCTCCGATTTCAAAATTTTTAGAAAAGAGGGGAGAAGGGATTCATCATCTTTCTTATGAAGTTGATGATATTGAAAAAGAATTGCAACGTTTGAAAGAAAGCGGAATTCAACTCATAGACGAAAAACCAAAAGTAGGTGCGGAAGGATTTCTCGTTGCATTCCTTCATCCGAATTCTACGAATGGCGTATTGATAGAGATTAGTCAAAAGATGAAAAGTAGTTGA
- a CDS encoding DUF1015 domain-containing protein, translating to MPQFLPFKGILYNPKKVSFDNVVSPPYDVIGNEYQQELYERDAYNFVKIDFPKEEERYDIAYQRLKEWESKNIFVQDAEPTMYLMEQQFTAFSGSHTRRGIIGLCKLEELSEHSTIRRHEKTFPKPKEDRLRLLETTSTHLSQVFSFFSETEFLNDEHFALLCPKSPLIEFEFENVTTKLWRITDSRFHQQVNDKFQSLTFVLADGHHRYETALEYQRMMKKNNPHHNGNEGYNYVMMYATNMVNEGLVVLPTHRIVEKQIDIDAFLHQLHENFIVKYFFSLHKLLKGVQLRKYLSFGIVLKDSPIYYLVNFKDERKIREWQMNITPDLQRLDVSIVHNIFLEKFLTISQDEQSSESGIEYVRNPSDISKKINNDNAQIAFILNPPSINQVYNVAVCGSTMPQKSTYFFPKLPSGTVLFDTNNF from the coding sequence ATGCCTCAATTTCTTCCCTTTAAAGGTATTCTGTACAATCCTAAAAAAGTTTCTTTCGATAATGTCGTTTCTCCTCCGTACGACGTAATTGGCAATGAATACCAGCAAGAACTATATGAGCGCGACGCGTACAATTTTGTAAAAATAGATTTTCCGAAAGAAGAGGAGCGTTATGATATTGCATATCAGCGATTGAAGGAATGGGAAAGCAAAAATATTTTTGTACAAGATGCAGAACCTACAATGTATTTGATGGAACAACAGTTTACTGCATTTTCCGGCTCGCATACTCGACGCGGGATAATCGGATTGTGCAAACTCGAAGAACTATCAGAGCATTCTACAATTCGTCGTCACGAAAAAACTTTTCCCAAACCGAAAGAAGACCGATTGCGATTGCTCGAAACAACCTCTACGCATTTAAGTCAAGTGTTTTCATTTTTTTCCGAAACTGAATTTCTCAACGACGAACACTTTGCGTTGCTTTGTCCAAAATCTCCGTTGATAGAATTTGAATTCGAGAATGTTACAACGAAACTCTGGAGAATTACTGATAGTCGATTTCATCAACAGGTGAACGATAAATTTCAATCGCTTACGTTTGTTCTTGCAGATGGTCATCATCGCTACGAAACCGCTTTGGAATATCAACGAATGATGAAGAAAAACAATCCTCATCACAACGGTAACGAAGGATACAATTACGTAATGATGTATGCTACCAATATGGTAAATGAAGGACTAGTTGTTTTACCAACACACCGTATAGTAGAAAAGCAAATTGATATTGATGCGTTTCTTCATCAACTTCACGAAAATTTTATTGTGAAATATTTTTTTTCGCTGCACAAATTGCTTAAAGGAGTTCAACTGCGAAAGTATCTCTCGTTTGGAATAGTTCTGAAAGATTCACCAATCTATTATCTTGTCAATTTTAAGGACGAACGAAAGATTCGAGAGTGGCAAATGAACATCACTCCTGATTTGCAGCGGCTCGATGTTTCGATTGTTCATAATATTTTTCTTGAAAAGTTTCTTACCATTTCGCAAGACGAACAATCATCAGAATCCGGTATAGAGTATGTGCGCAATCCCAGTGATATATCGAAAAAAATAAACAACGATAATGCGCAGATTGCTTTTATTCTAAATCCTCCAAGCATTAACCAGGTGTATAATGTCGCTGTTTGTGGCTCTACAATGCCGCAAAAATCTACATACTTCTTTCCGAAACTTCCTTCGGGAACCGTTTTGTTTGACACGAATAATTTCTGA
- a CDS encoding TonB-dependent receptor — protein MTEVFFLAYMICKNNIHLLFGVTKHSFLKYIIHLLKFMKFILLIHIFVLCTFATIHSQTNTTFTTTQDSVITYPFEEVIITGTRTSKKIIDIPYSVTRIENYEYKFDKKIAISDVLSNIPGVFMQSRYGNHDVRISIRGFGSRSNSGIRGVRILLDGIPESEPDGQTRIEAIDFNSIGRIEVVKGNSSSLYTNAPGGVINFINDVYFQNSFAEIFSEVASFSLKRNGLKFGIVSDETRFLFSLTNHQYGGFRKHSNDKWKIVNSVFEITPNTLSKFQLLLYYVDGTIRLPGSLNISEYENAPMEAAQNEVDYDYLRLSKKGRIGVRWNQFLDKEKNDELEITGYSTMKYFERKDKKYRIFNRYGVGASARYIRKNIFWERQNEFSIGGDVFYQTGPIEFYKNIGGKKNDVLEDLFNETIANSGFYVQHSFDVVKNSLSLMISGRYDKVMFEANNQTLSSQNDSRRFEKFTPKAALNFKITPFVALYTSYGMSFDSPASNELDNHSLSSNQGGTLLNPDLKPQKSLNYELGIKGSFLNVNSHWAKNILYEITLFHSVITDEIVPFEINTEVFFRNSAQTKRIGIETGSELNIIENLNVKFAYTFSKFYYEKYATNIFIHDTIITKMYSNNFVPSVPKHNLFIECSYKKQYSENISGVVKAQNTSISSMFMDDANSLETNSYNVFSTTAGIEIQMAKFTLLLTESINNIFNKKYVGFININSTNKRFFEVGEPRNFYTGLKLSYLF, from the coding sequence ATGACAGAAGTGTTTTTTCTTGCATATATGATTTGCAAAAATAATATTCATTTGCTATTCGGAGTGACAAAGCATAGTTTTTTAAAATATATAATTCACTTACTTAAGTTTATGAAGTTTATCTTACTGATTCATATTTTCGTACTCTGTACTTTTGCCACTATTCATTCTCAAACAAATACAACGTTCACAACGACGCAGGACTCCGTCATTACGTACCCATTCGAAGAGGTCATAATAACCGGCACACGCACTTCAAAAAAAATTATTGACATTCCATATTCCGTAACGCGCATAGAAAACTATGAATATAAATTTGACAAGAAAATCGCAATCAGCGACGTGTTGTCAAATATTCCCGGAGTATTTATGCAATCACGATACGGAAATCACGATGTGCGAATTTCTATTCGCGGTTTTGGAAGTCGTTCGAATTCAGGAATCCGCGGAGTGAGAATTTTACTTGATGGAATTCCCGAAAGCGAACCCGATGGGCAAACGCGCATAGAAGCAATTGATTTTAATTCTATCGGCAGAATTGAAGTTGTTAAAGGAAATTCTTCTTCACTGTACACCAACGCTCCCGGCGGCGTCATTAACTTCATCAACGATGTGTATTTTCAAAATTCATTCGCAGAAATATTCAGCGAAGTGGCTTCATTTTCATTGAAGAGAAATGGTTTGAAATTCGGCATCGTTTCCGATGAAACTCGTTTTCTTTTTTCGTTGACAAATCACCAATATGGTGGATTTCGAAAACACAGTAATGATAAATGGAAAATCGTCAATTCGGTGTTTGAAATTACTCCGAATACGTTATCGAAATTTCAACTGCTTCTGTATTACGTTGACGGAACAATACGACTTCCCGGTTCTCTCAACATTTCAGAATATGAAAACGCACCAATGGAAGCCGCACAAAATGAAGTTGATTACGATTATCTCCGTTTATCAAAAAAAGGAAGAATTGGCGTTCGTTGGAATCAATTTCTGGATAAAGAGAAAAACGACGAACTGGAAATTACCGGTTACAGCACAATGAAATATTTCGAGCGAAAAGATAAAAAGTATAGAATTTTTAATCGCTACGGTGTTGGGGCAAGTGCGCGATACATTAGGAAGAACATTTTCTGGGAACGACAAAATGAATTCTCTATCGGTGGAGATGTATTCTATCAAACTGGACCAATTGAATTTTACAAAAATATCGGCGGTAAAAAGAATGATGTTCTCGAAGATCTCTTCAACGAAACAATTGCAAACAGCGGTTTCTATGTGCAACATTCGTTTGACGTAGTCAAAAATTCTCTTTCCTTGATGATTTCAGGACGTTATGACAAAGTAATGTTTGAAGCAAACAATCAAACGCTTTCATCGCAAAACGATTCGCGCAGATTTGAAAAATTTACACCGAAAGCCGCGCTCAATTTCAAAATAACTCCATTTGTTGCACTTTATACATCGTATGGAATGAGTTTTGATTCTCCCGCATCGAATGAATTGGATAATCATTCTCTAAGTTCCAATCAAGGAGGCACACTTTTAAATCCCGATTTAAAACCGCAAAAATCATTGAACTACGAATTAGGAATTAAGGGAAGTTTTCTGAATGTGAATTCGCATTGGGCAAAAAATATTTTATATGAAATCACGTTGTTTCATTCTGTCATCACTGATGAAATTGTTCCGTTCGAAATCAATACGGAAGTGTTTTTTAGAAATTCTGCGCAAACAAAAAGAATTGGCATTGAAACTGGAAGTGAATTGAACATCATAGAAAATCTCAACGTAAAATTTGCATACACATTTTCAAAATTTTACTATGAGAAGTATGCAACAAATATTTTCATCCATGATACTATCATTACAAAAATGTATTCGAATAACTTCGTACCAAGTGTTCCTAAGCATAATTTGTTTATCGAATGTTCGTACAAGAAACAGTATTCTGAAAATATTTCAGGCGTTGTAAAAGCGCAGAATACTTCCATTAGTTCAATGTTTATGGACGACGCAAATTCATTGGAAACGAATTCCTACAATGTTTTCAGTACTACTGCAGGGATTGAAATACAAATGGCAAAGTTTACGTTGTTATTGACGGAAAGCATCAATAATATTTTCAACAAGAAATACGTCGGATTTATCAATATCAATTCGACAAACAAAAGGTTTTTTGAAGTTGGCGAACCAAGAAATTTTTATACGGGATTAAAATTGAGTTATTTATTTTAA
- a CDS encoding excinuclease ABC subunit C: protein MNEALKLKLESIPTNPGVYQYKDAEGKVIYVGKAKNLRNRVRSYFQSSKNLDAKTKVLVSKISDVELIVTDNEIESLILEQNLIKKFKPRYNIMLKDDKSYPFIVVTKEPYPRIFVTRRIFRDGSKYFGPYTDVKNMRESLKLIREIFKVRSCNYFLDAEVVRKRKVRLCLDYHIKKCDGPCEELISELQYNAMIDQAKQILKGKSASLIQSLEEEMQKLSDEMQYEEAAEVRDRIRGLRQYAEKQKVVDHEFTDRDVFALAIDGDDACGIVFKIREGKILGKQHFYLSNAEGRNESEMLEQILQHYYLEADFIPSEIFLPKEIENEETICKWLSECRAESKEHGVRNVEIVVPKIGDKAKLVVMCATNAKLLLQDLKLQKEKQKNFVPHNVRSLHRDLRLPKLPRRIECFDNSNIQGSDAVASMVVFVDGKPKKSEYRKFKIKTVVGADDFESMKEVVFRRYKRVLEENLEMPDLIVVDGGKGQLSSAIEALNELNVASYEFRVRGEQGSNGVMEKWRSGVTENETPSTFHLTPKITEHATRNSQLVTIPIVGLAKRLEEIFLPNESEPILLPRSSSSLKLLQQIRDEAHRFAIAFHRSLRTKRTLQTELDLIEGIGKKRAKELLEVFGSVQGVKFATEEQLIEVVGEKVAESIKEYFEEVSAK, encoded by the coding sequence ATGAACGAAGCGCTTAAACTTAAACTCGAAAGCATTCCGACAAATCCCGGCGTGTATCAATACAAAGATGCAGAAGGGAAAGTAATTTATGTTGGCAAAGCCAAGAATTTACGGAATCGTGTGCGTTCGTATTTTCAATCGTCAAAAAATCTCGATGCTAAAACGAAAGTGTTGGTTTCTAAAATTTCTGATGTTGAATTGATTGTTACTGATAACGAAATTGAATCACTTATCCTTGAACAAAACTTAATAAAGAAATTTAAACCGCGTTACAATATAATGTTGAAGGACGATAAAAGTTATCCTTTTATTGTTGTAACGAAAGAACCGTATCCGAGAATCTTTGTAACAAGAAGAATTTTTCGCGACGGTTCAAAATACTTTGGTCCGTACACGGATGTAAAAAATATGCGCGAGTCGTTGAAACTCATTCGGGAAATTTTCAAAGTGCGCAGTTGCAATTATTTTCTCGATGCAGAAGTAGTGCGAAAACGAAAAGTGCGTTTGTGTTTGGATTATCATATAAAAAAATGCGATGGTCCGTGTGAAGAATTGATTTCCGAATTGCAATACAACGCAATGATTGACCAGGCGAAACAAATTCTTAAAGGAAAAAGCGCGTCGCTGATTCAATCGTTGGAAGAGGAAATGCAAAAACTTTCCGACGAAATGCAATATGAAGAAGCGGCGGAAGTGCGGGATAGAATTCGCGGTTTGCGGCAATACGCAGAAAAGCAAAAAGTTGTTGACCATGAATTTACCGATAGAGATGTGTTTGCACTTGCGATTGATGGCGATGATGCGTGTGGAATTGTTTTCAAAATACGGGAGGGAAAAATTTTGGGCAAGCAGCATTTTTATCTTTCCAACGCTGAAGGAAGAAACGAGTCGGAAATGCTCGAGCAAATTCTTCAACATTATTATCTCGAAGCGGATTTTATTCCGAGCGAAATTTTTCTTCCGAAAGAAATCGAGAATGAAGAAACGATTTGCAAATGGTTAAGCGAGTGTAGAGCAGAGAGCAAAGAGCATGGAGTTCGGAACGTGGAGATTGTTGTTCCGAAAATTGGCGATAAAGCGAAGTTAGTTGTGATGTGTGCAACGAATGCGAAATTGTTATTGCAGGATTTGAAATTGCAAAAAGAAAAGCAAAAAAATTTCGTTCCGCATAACGTACGCTCGTTGCATAGAGATTTGCGATTGCCAAAACTTCCGAGAAGAATTGAGTGTTTTGATAATTCCAACATTCAAGGAAGCGACGCGGTTGCATCTATGGTTGTGTTTGTTGATGGAAAGCCGAAGAAAAGTGAATACAGAAAATTCAAAATCAAAACTGTAGTTGGAGCAGATGATTTTGAGAGTATGAAAGAAGTGGTGTTTCGCAGATACAAACGTGTGTTGGAAGAAAATCTTGAAATGCCTGATTTGATTGTGGTTGATGGAGGAAAAGGACAGTTGTCGTCAGCGATTGAAGCTTTGAACGAGTTGAATGTTGCGAGTTACGAGTTTCGAGTTCGTGGGGAGCAGGGGAGTAATGGAGTGATGGAGAAATGGAGAAGCGGAGTAACAGAGAATGAAACACCTTCCACCTTCCACCTAACACCTAAAATTACTGAACACGCAACTCGCAACTCGCAACTCGTAACTATCCCGATTGTCGGTCTTGCAAAACGACTTGAAGAAATTTTTCTTCCGAATGAAAGTGAACCGATTTTGCTTCCGCGTTCTTCTTCGAGTTTGAAATTGTTGCAGCAGATTCGAGATGAAGCGCATCGTTTTGCAATTGCGTTTCATCGTTCATTGCGAACAAAAAGAACATTACAAACGGAACTTGATTTAATTGAAGGTATTGGGAAAAAACGCGCGAAAGAATTGCTCGAAGTTTTTGGCTCGGTACAAGGAGTTAAATTTGCAACGGAAGAACAACTTATTGAAGTAGTTGGAGAAAAAGTTGCAGAGAGTATTAAGGAATATTTTGAAGAAGTTAGTGCAAAGTAA
- a CDS encoding YbjQ family protein: MFNRMFITTAFTLDGYSITRNLGVVRGITVRSRSLIGNIGAVFQILVGGKISLYQQLCEKAREEAFSIMIEHAEEIGANAIIGMRYDANEVAGGVTEVLAYGTAVIVEKCN, encoded by the coding sequence ATGTTCAATCGAATGTTTATCACAACAGCATTCACACTCGACGGATATTCGATTACTCGAAACCTCGGTGTTGTGCGCGGAATAACTGTTCGTTCACGCTCACTCATCGGAAATATTGGAGCGGTGTTTCAGATTCTTGTTGGTGGAAAAATTTCATTGTACCAGCAACTCTGTGAAAAAGCGCGTGAAGAGGCGTTTTCGATAATGATTGAACACGCCGAAGAGATCGGCGCAAATGCAATCATCGGTATGCGATATGATGCGAATGAAGTTGCCGGTGGTGTTACCGAAGTGCTTGCGTACGGAACTGCTGTAATTGTGGAAAAATGTAATTGA
- a CDS encoding multidrug DMT transporter permease — MFSERTLIAAAFIVTCVIWGSTWLVIRIGLATMPPFFSAGIRFLIALPFLYGYMKWQNVHNPFQLEQRWLIFVMGIFSFGIAFGMVYWGEQYVPSGLTSILFAIYPFVVAIFQHLLMKNATLTLPKTLGIVCGFIGIVVIFYGDFSVRDSQMILGMIMILLSAVIQGFVVILIKKYGHDVHPFSLNFGAMSIAAPLLLLTSFIFERDAHIEFTSTAIFSILYLALIGSIITFASYYWLLKRIEAVYLSLIAFVTPILAVFLGAIVLNEKLELKTFLGAGIVLSGILIANSGEFFKRITRSVEHRA; from the coding sequence ATGTTTAGCGAACGTACGCTTATCGCTGCAGCGTTTATCGTAACGTGTGTTATATGGGGTTCAACGTGGCTTGTCATTCGTATCGGACTTGCAACGATGCCGCCGTTTTTCAGTGCGGGAATTCGTTTTCTCATTGCTCTTCCATTTTTGTACGGTTATATGAAATGGCAAAACGTTCACAATCCATTTCAACTGGAACAACGCTGGCTTATTTTCGTTATGGGAATATTTTCTTTTGGCATTGCTTTCGGGATGGTGTATTGGGGAGAGCAATATGTTCCTTCGGGATTGACTTCAATTTTGTTTGCAATCTATCCTTTTGTCGTCGCAATTTTTCAACATCTTCTGATGAAAAATGCCACACTTACGTTACCGAAAACATTGGGAATCGTTTGTGGCTTTATTGGCATCGTAGTAATTTTCTATGGAGATTTTTCTGTTCGTGATTCGCAGATGATATTGGGAATGATTATGATTTTGCTAAGCGCCGTGATTCAAGGATTTGTTGTCATCCTCATAAAAAAATATGGACACGATGTTCACCCGTTTTCACTCAATTTCGGTGCAATGTCAATTGCTGCGCCATTATTATTGTTGACCAGTTTTATTTTTGAACGAGACGCACATATCGAATTTACAAGCACGGCAATTTTTTCCATACTCTATCTTGCTCTCATCGGTTCGATAATAACGTTTGCCTCATACTATTGGTTGTTAAAAAGAATTGAAGCAGTGTATCTTTCACTCATTGCATTTGTTACACCGATATTAGCAGTATTTCTAGGCGCAATTGTGCTGAATGAAAAACTTGAATTGAAAACTTTTCTTGGAGCAGGAATTGTTCTTTCTGGAATTTTGATTGCGAATAGCGGAGAGTTTTTTAAGCGGATAACAAGGAGCGTAGAGCATAGAGCATAG
- a CDS encoding aldehyde dehydrogenase family protein yields the protein MREYQLYINGAFQESTSKETFDSLNPFNQEIVARVSRANVVDTKEAITAARNAFDTSDWKRISGNERAAMLKAVADKIKERKNELEILEIEDSGSTLRKAKEDIFLSGKNMNVFSQYAVMDFNESLDRVSKAGFSKNYLYREPIGVVAAIIPWNFPLKMAIWKLGPALAAGNTVVLKPSEVTPCTAMELAKIFDEVGFPKGVVNIIPGFGEDVGEELAKNPLVDKVTFTGSTAIGKRVMSLASVNLKKCTLECGGKSANIVLDDADLEMAIDGAMYAIFYHQGQCCEAGSRLLLSEKIHDEFLSKLVEKTKKLKLGNPKDNTTEIGPLVSKKQQERVLSYIAQGKQSGAKIEIGGNIPSNSELQQGFFVEPTIFSSVNNKSTIAQEEIFGPVLSVIKFKTEQEAVQLANGSIYGLGAGVWSKDAEKAMSVAKQLRAGTVWINEWHLLSEHAPFGGYKQSGIGREFGMDGMKEYFETKHLHVDEVGERSKKFWYDTVVPKK from the coding sequence ATGAGAGAATATCAACTCTATATCAACGGAGCATTTCAGGAAAGCACATCAAAAGAAACTTTTGATTCGCTCAACCCATTTAATCAAGAAATCGTCGCGCGGGTATCGCGGGCGAATGTTGTAGATACGAAGGAAGCAATTACTGCGGCAAGGAATGCGTTCGATACTTCAGATTGGAAACGTATTTCCGGTAACGAACGAGCGGCAATGTTGAAAGCGGTTGCCGATAAAATTAAAGAAAGAAAAAACGAATTAGAAATACTGGAAATTGAAGACAGCGGTTCAACATTACGCAAAGCGAAAGAAGATATTTTTCTTTCGGGAAAAAATATGAATGTGTTTTCTCAGTATGCAGTAATGGATTTCAACGAATCGCTCGATAGAGTTTCTAAAGCAGGGTTCAGTAAAAATTATTTGTATCGTGAACCCATTGGAGTTGTTGCGGCAATTATTCCATGGAATTTTCCACTGAAGATGGCGATTTGGAAATTAGGTCCAGCACTTGCGGCAGGAAATACTGTTGTGTTGAAGCCAAGCGAAGTTACTCCTTGCACTGCAATGGAACTTGCAAAAATTTTTGACGAAGTCGGTTTTCCGAAAGGTGTTGTCAATATCATTCCAGGATTTGGCGAAGACGTTGGCGAAGAACTTGCAAAAAATCCACTCGTTGATAAAGTTACTTTCACCGGTTCAACTGCAATTGGAAAGCGTGTGATGAGTTTGGCTTCGGTGAATTTAAAAAAGTGTACGCTCGAATGTGGAGGAAAATCCGCAAACATTGTTTTGGATGATGCAGATTTGGAAATGGCAATTGATGGAGCGATGTATGCAATTTTTTATCACCAAGGACAATGCTGTGAAGCAGGTTCACGTTTGTTACTTTCAGAAAAAATTCATGACGAGTTTCTTTCAAAACTAGTCGAGAAAACAAAAAAGTTAAAACTCGGAAATCCAAAAGATAATACAACAGAAATTGGTCCTTTGGTTTCAAAAAAACAACAAGAACGAGTTTTAAGTTATATAGCGCAAGGCAAACAAAGCGGCGCGAAAATTGAAATCGGTGGAAACATTCCATCAAATTCTGAATTGCAACAAGGGTTTTTTGTCGAGCCGACAATTTTTTCAAGCGTAAATAATAAATCAACAATCGCACAAGAAGAAATTTTTGGTCCAGTTCTTTCTGTAATAAAATTCAAAACAGAGCAAGAAGCAGTTCAACTTGCGAATGGTTCTATCTATGGGCTTGGCGCAGGAGTTTGGTCGAAAGATGCAGAGAAAGCAATGAGCGTTGCAAAACAACTTCGCGCTGGAACTGTTTGGATAAACGAATGGCATTTGCTTTCCGAACATGCACCGTTTGGCGGATACAAACAGAGCGGAATTGGAAGAGAATTTGGAATGGATGGAATGAAAGAATATTTTGAAACAAAACATTTGCACGTTGACGAAGTTGGCGAGCGTTCAAAAAAGTTTTGGTACGATACCGTTGTACCCAAAAAATAA